The following coding sequences are from one Alphaproteobacteria bacterium window:
- a CDS encoding insulinase family protein, protein MVTTLPNGLRVVTDAIPHVETVTCGLWVDVGARHEPANINGISHVLEHMAFKGTKRRSALQIAEEIEAVGGYLNAYTSREATAYHSRILKDNLPLAVDILADILQNSTFDATEFEREQSVIIQEIGQTYDTPDDIVFDYFQETCFPDQPMGRAILGTSEIVRSLTPEQVKTYMHSHYGAQQMIFAAAGKLDHQEIVDLVTEKFAHLPGDRPKVATPAVYKGGTFHQSRDLEQTHVVLGFEGLPFGHPDYYAASVLSTILGGGMSSRLFQEVREKRGLVYSIYTFTSSYQDAGVFGIYAGTSPEQVAELLPVVHEELQRFSNTVEASEMNRAKAQLKAGMMMSLESTTARCEQLANHMMIYGRPIPPSETLKKVDAVTMEQVVSLAERLFSGVQTKTTLGPGKGI, encoded by the coding sequence ATGGTTACGACTTTGCCCAATGGATTACGTGTTGTGACGGATGCGATTCCGCATGTAGAGACAGTCACATGTGGCTTGTGGGTGGATGTAGGGGCTCGTCACGAGCCGGCCAACATCAATGGTATTTCTCACGTGCTCGAGCACATGGCCTTTAAGGGAACGAAACGACGGTCTGCCTTGCAAATTGCCGAGGAGATCGAGGCCGTTGGGGGGTATTTGAATGCCTATACGTCGCGCGAGGCCACCGCCTACCACTCCCGCATATTAAAGGATAACCTGCCTTTAGCCGTTGATATTTTGGCGGATATTTTGCAGAACTCGACTTTTGATGCCACGGAATTTGAGCGTGAGCAATCGGTCATTATTCAAGAAATCGGCCAAACCTATGATACGCCAGACGATATTGTTTTCGACTATTTCCAAGAGACCTGTTTTCCCGATCAACCGATGGGGAGGGCTATTCTTGGCACATCTGAGATTGTGCGCTCGCTCACTCCAGAGCAAGTGAAGACTTATATGCATAGTCATTATGGGGCACAGCAGATGATATTTGCGGCGGCTGGAAAGTTGGACCATCAAGAAATCGTCGATCTGGTAACGGAAAAATTTGCCCACCTTCCTGGTGATCGCCCAAAAGTTGCGACTCCTGCCGTTTACAAGGGGGGAACCTTCCACCAATCCCGCGATTTAGAACAAACACATGTCGTTTTAGGGTTTGAGGGCCTGCCCTTTGGACACCCCGATTATTATGCCGCTTCTGTTCTTTCGACCATATTGGGAGGGGGGATGTCGTCGCGCCTTTTCCAGGAGGTGCGCGAAAAGCGGGGGTTGGTTTACTCGATTTATACATTTACTTCAAGCTATCAGGATGCCGGTGTTTTCGGCATTTATGCTGGAACAAGTCCCGAACAAGTGGCGGAACTCCTGCCCGTTGTGCATGAGGAGCTCCAACGTTTCTCAAACACCGTTGAAGCTTCAGAAATGAATCGCGCAAAGGCGCAGCTGAAAGCAGGCATGATGATGAGCCTGGAGAGCACAACTGCACGATGTGAACAGTTAGCGAATCATATGATGATTTATGGCCGTCCTATCCCTCCTTCAGAAACCTTAAAGAAAGTAGATGCAGTTACGATGGAGCAGGTTGTTTCTTTAGCTGAGCGATTATTTTCAGGTGTTCAAACAAAAACAACCTTGGGGCCGGGTAAGGGAATCTGA
- a CDS encoding Hsp20/alpha crystallin family protein, whose amino-acid sequence MRSIPLPLQVKADKVNAELEQGILTIYIQKPKEAAPNKQSIKIKKKI is encoded by the coding sequence ATGCGTTCTATTCCGCTTCCTTTGCAAGTTAAGGCTGACAAAGTGAATGCTGAATTGGAACAAGGAATTTTGACCATTTATATTCAAAAGCCAAAAGAAGCCGCACCAAATAAACAGTCAATTAAGATCAAGAAAAAGATATAG
- the lysA gene encoding diaminopimelate decarboxylase yields the protein MFSLHSDLGYSTTSKGHLALHGVDLTSLASESPLYVMNETLIRANIRSYKTALQQHYPKPAMIFYASKAFLNLSMAHLVEQEGIGLDVCSEGELYIAKSAGFPMDCILLHGNNKTNSELQEAIRLAIHTIVVDSADEFINVVKIAKTEGKIPGVMLRVNPQIRVDTHPSIATGVRGSKFGLPIENPQTQELVHQMNKSPSVRFQGLHCHIGSQVLDFQCFTDALQELVSYIKRLHDQGVTIESLNIGGGLGVKDTLPAAQIIEQWVVHVCETLKRLYDEVNLPLPELMIEPGRSIVSETGCTLYRIGRIKEGEKATFLAVHGGMSDNIRPALLGAHYLAIVANRLGQPFHSKAYKVVGNCCESGDVLIPEIYLPECHEGDVLALLHTGAYSYSLANQYNKHTLPGMIFVREGGSYDWVTRPQPLDQLILNDVVPSHLAQNHS from the coding sequence ATGTTTTCGTTGCATTCTGATCTCGGATATTCCACGACTTCGAAAGGCCACCTGGCGCTGCATGGGGTAGATCTTACTTCTCTTGCCAGTGAGAGTCCTCTCTATGTGATGAATGAAACGTTGATCAGAGCCAACATACGATCTTACAAAACTGCCCTTCAACAGCATTATCCAAAACCAGCCATGATATTTTATGCTTCAAAAGCTTTTTTAAATCTGAGTATGGCTCACCTAGTTGAACAGGAAGGGATAGGGCTTGATGTATGTTCCGAAGGAGAGCTGTATATCGCAAAAAGTGCCGGTTTTCCGATGGATTGTATTCTCCTTCACGGGAATAATAAAACCAATTCCGAACTTCAAGAAGCCATTCGTCTCGCTATTCATACGATCGTGGTAGATTCTGCCGATGAATTTATCAATGTTGTGAAAATTGCTAAGACAGAAGGGAAGATACCAGGAGTGATGCTGCGGGTTAATCCACAAATTCGGGTAGATACTCATCCGTCCATTGCCACAGGAGTACGCGGTTCTAAGTTTGGCCTCCCCATTGAGAATCCTCAAACACAAGAGCTTGTCCATCAGATGAACAAGAGTCCTTCAGTGAGGTTTCAGGGACTTCATTGCCACATTGGGTCACAAGTACTGGACTTTCAATGCTTTACAGATGCTTTGCAAGAGCTTGTGTCCTACATCAAACGCCTCCATGACCAAGGGGTCACTATTGAATCCTTAAATATTGGAGGCGGGCTTGGTGTGAAGGACACGTTACCTGCTGCGCAAATCATTGAACAGTGGGTTGTTCATGTGTGCGAGACCCTCAAACGGCTTTATGATGAAGTGAACCTTCCTCTTCCTGAACTCATGATTGAGCCTGGTCGAAGCATCGTGTCTGAAACCGGGTGCACGCTTTATCGTATTGGCCGAATCAAAGAAGGAGAGAAAGCAACTTTTCTTGCCGTTCATGGGGGGATGTCTGATAATATCCGCCCTGCGCTCTTAGGGGCACACTATCTAGCTATTGTGGCAAATCGGTTAGGTCAACCGTTTCATTCCAAAGCCTATAAGGTTGTTGGGAATTGTTGTGAGAGTGGCGATGTGTTGATTCCAGAAATATATCTTCCCGAATGTCATGAAGGAGATGTCCTGGCCCTCTTGCACACGGGCGCGTATAGTTATTCATTAGCGAATCAGTATAACAAGCATACACTGCCGGGGATGATTTTTGTTCGGGAAGGGGGATCCTACGATTGGGTAACGCGCCCGCAACCTCTGGATCAGCTTATATTAAATGATGTTGTTCCATCACATTTAGCACAAAATCATTCATAA